CGGCACTGGCACCATCGAGAGTATCGACGCAGCGATGAAGCTGGGCGCTGGTCATCCGATGGGACCGTTCCAGCTAGCCGACTACATCGGTCTGGACGTAGTGGAAGCCATGGCGAAGAACATCTTCGACGACGTGCGCCACGAGCATCACGCGCCACCCCACACCCTCACACGACTCGTTCAGCTCGGGTACCTGGGCAAGAAGAGCGGCAAGGGCTTCTACGACTACGGGAAGAACCCGCCCGTGCAGAATCCAGCGCTGGTTCGCCCGGTGATCTGACGCTCAAAAGCGTCCGCTCACCGCATGTCGAAGGCCCGATGTGGTGGACGTGGGACTCCGAGTTGGCGCTCGTGCCACAGGAGCATGTCGAGAGTTCCAACTTCCCGCAGCCAAGGTTGGTTGTGGGGACCGGGCAACACCGAAAGCGTGTGCGGCACATCCAGCGCGTGAAGCTCTTGGCTGAGCGCTTGATTCGCTTTTCGATAGGGATCCTCGCTGCTGGTTCCGAAGCGGAGTGCGCGCGGGCCGACGCGACGAATGGCCTCGGCAAGCCGGCGGGCGTAGGCGATGCCTTGGGGCCCACCGAAAGCGGACTGGACGCCACCGAAGCTGCCAAAGGCTTCGGGCCTGCGCAGAAACACCTCCATGCCGACGTATCCGCCGAGCGAGCAGCCGTCGAGACCGACGAACTCGGGCCCTACACCTAGAGGTGCCTTGTTGCGAGCAGCGGGTAGCGCCTTGGTGACCAACCATTCCGCGTAGCGGTCCAGGGTCTTCGCTGCGGGCTGCAGCTTGTAGGGGTTCGGCGTCACCGGGCAGAGCAGCGCAAGACCAGCGAAGGGCCTACGCGTGAGGCTGGCGTTCACCTCAGCGAGGTGCTCGTCGGTGAAATAGCGAAGCTTGGGCAGCGCGCGCACCACGGGTGGCGCGCGTAGTCGCTCGTAGCTCGAGACCAAACCGTAGCGCTCACCCCAGGCATGAATGCCAAGTAGCTCGTTGCCGGTTTCCCCGAGGCCATGCAGCAGCACCAGCACTCGCAGCGGGCGCTCCCCACTGCGCTGAGGTGGCACGAGCAGCAGCGCCCGACGCGCGATCTTCGCATCCCCATCCAGCTTCAGATCGTGGACCTCGAGTTCGCTGCTCTTCGGAGTCGCGCCGAGGGACGAGCCCGGGAACCCCAGAGCACTCGCTCCCACACTCAGGCAGAACTCGCGTCGTCGCACCTGTGGAGCCTAGCCTCGCGCGCGCAGGGGCTCAATCGAGCGACAATGCCAAAGCGTCAGCCGGCGAAGGCGCGCAGCATTGCCCACGTCAGGTAGACCACGCAGGCGACGGCCACGAGCGCGGATTCGAAGGCTTGCAGCTTGTGGCGGTGGAGCGTGCTGGCGCGGCGCAGATCGCCGTGGGCCAGCTCGCGCGCCTGCTCGCGCCGGTAGCGATCGAGGTCCTGCCCTGGCAGCTCCGCGAGCATTGCGTCCAGTTCCTCGGGGTTCATGCGGGCTCTCCTTGTGGAAGGTAGCTACGCTCGACTGCCAACTCAGCCGCTAGGCGTTCGCGGGCGCGACTGAGGCGCTTGCGCAACGCGACCGCCGAGATGCCCAGCACCTCGGCGGCCTCGGCGGGCTCCATCCCCTCGACCAAGACGAGCAACACGACCTCGCGGTGCTCGGTGGCGAGGTCCGCGAGGGCGTCCTCGAGCCGGCGTTGAGTCTCGCTGGCCTCGACCAGATCCAACGGGGTCGCTGCGGCCTGACTGACCGGGCGAGGCCACAGGGAGAGTTCGAACAGCCGATCGAAGTCGAGCAGCGCCCAACGCTGATGGTCGACTACCAAGTTGCGAGCGACGCGAAAGAGCCAGGCCCGAAGGTTGGTGTCGGTGCGAAGCTCGGGCGCCGAACGCGCGAGGCGCAGGAAAGTTTCTTGCGTCAGGTCTTCGGCAAGAGCGCGGTGCTTCGTCAAACGTACCAAGAAGGCGAACACGCGTGCGCGGTAGCAGTCGTAGACGGCATCGAAGGCTGCGGCGTCACCACGCTGCAGCCCTGCAAATACCGCTTCGGAGATCTCGCGCACCATCGTGCCTTCTCAGGCCACCTGACCCATGCGACGGACTCCAAGCGCCGTCACCAGCCACGCGATAGCCAAGAAGCTGAACCCGACGATCGCGATCGTGAGCGATTCACCGATGCCGGTGACGATGATCAGACTCACCTTGGGGTCGTTTGCCCACTCGGGCGTTTGGGGAACCCGTGTGAACGTGGCCACCAGGCCGGATGCTACGCCGCTCAATACGACGAATACGGTCGCGATGCTCATGCCCCGGATCATCCCGACCATACGCTCCATGGGCCGGCGCGCGAAGGTCACGGCAGCCGCCAGGGTCAACGCCCCGAAGAGCAGGACGAAGATCATCGGTACACCACCCAGTCTCAGAAACTCGTACATGTCGCCTCCTTTGCTGGGAGAACGAGCGAGCCAGGGCGATGTGACCAAAAAAAACGAAGGTCCGGCGCGGCGGCACGTCCCCAGGGAAACGCGACGTCAGGGCCGGGTGAGGCGCCAGATACGGCTGCCAGCCCCGACGATGTACAGCGTGCGCTCGTTCAGCCCCCAAACGTCGTAGAAATCGTCGCTCGTGGGGGCGGGAATGGTCTGGGGGCCGTCGATGCTGCCCTCGTAGACGATGACCTTGCCCGCCGTTCCTACGGCGACGACGAGGGCCGAATGCGCGGCCCACACGCCCTGCAGGTAGGCCTTGTCAGCCCCCTGAAAGCTGCGGTCCTCGTGCAGTTGAAGCGTGGGCTGCGTGCGACTCGTCCACTGGTAGAGCCCGTAGTAGTTGGCGCCGAGGTAGAAGTCCGTCGAACCGGGCACGGCGGTGACCGAGGCGTAGTCGATGTCGGGAGCGAGCGCGCAAAATGTGGCCCAACCATCCGTGCCGTTGCGTTGCGCCAGCAGATTGTCGTCGCCTGCGACCATGATGTTGTCCAGGCCCGTGCCGTCGATACCGTTGAGCTGAGGACTGGTCGGGTTTCCCAAGGGACAGCCCCCGGTGATCACGGCCAGGTTGTACGGCTTGCTGGGGAACTTCACCGGATCGTCCTGATAGATGCGTCCGTCCAGGGAGGTGAAGTATTTCTGGGTGCCCACGCCCCACACACTGGTGAGCGCTGGCATGTCGGCAGGAAAGGGCCCCCCGACATGCCAGAGATCTCCGGCCTTGTAGAAGATCGCCGGCTTGCCACCGGCGTTGTACATGCCTACAGCCGCCACGTCCTCGGGAGAGCTACCCCAGACGCCAAAGAATTGCGCACCGGCGGTCTTGGCGCGCGCATCCCAACTCACGCCATCGAACTCGACGACCAGACCGTTGGTCCCCACCGCCACGATGGTGGAACCCGATCCCCAGATGGCGTGTAGCGCGTCTCCCGGCTGTGCAGAGGGATCCTCGTAGACGAGTTCCCAGCGGTAGTCCCCAGAGTCGAAGGCGTCAGTGGCCGAGTCGCTCACACCGCCATCTGTGGGCGAGGTGCCGACAGGATCGCCTTTGCAGCCTTGGGCCGAGGCCAGCACCCCTAGTGCCAGTGCGAAACGACGCGCCCAACTCACACCCCCGAGGGTAGACGGCCCCGACGGGTTGTCCAGCCGCTTCCCCAGAAGGCCGCCCTAGCGCCGCGCGCGTCCGGCGTCGTCGCCGATCTTGCGCAGCATGCGCGCGAGGTCCTCGTTGCTGGTTCCACCCTTCGGCGATGACTCGTTCTCTCGTGCAGGAGGGGGCCGCTCGCTGTCCCTGTAGCGAGTCCAAACCTGGCGCATGGGGCGGCTGAAACGCGGATCACCCTTCGGGGGCTTCCAGGCCACGGCGTCCACGTGCGGCGCGTCGGCGTTGCCATCGCCCTGCGTGACTCGAATGCGTTTGACCGGTCGCGGGAAGCCGGCGCCGCGCAACAAATTCCTGACGAAGCCCCAGGCTTCGGCGCCATCGAGAGGTGGCACGGGCAGCAGGTTGAGGCCGATGATCCACACGTTGGTCCAGGTGAACACGCTGAGCAGTTCGCGGGCCCACAGTGCTTTGGGCGCGCCGACGCTCAACGTGATCCCCAGCGCGACGGCAAGGAGCACTGCCTGCGCGAGCACTCCACCCCACGCAATGAGACCGCGCTCCATTGCCGTGGCTGAGCCCGACCAGCGGCACAGACCTCCAAAGCCCGTCACGTCGACCGACAAGACTCGATGGCCGTAAGCCCTAACGATGAAGGCGTGCCCCAGCTCGTGCAGTAGTACCAGCACGAAGAACCCCAGCCAGAATGCCGGCGCGACCCGCAGCCCACCGAACACGAGCATGCCGAGGGGTAGGGTCCAGTGCAGTCGCAGCGGCACGCCGCGAAGTCGAAACAGCGTCAGGTAGCCAGCTTCCGCCATGAACCCGATCAACGTAATCACGGGGTCTGGCAATTGCCAGACCCGCGAAAACAGCCGTTTTCAGGTCTGGGAGCGGACCATGCGGCCGGCGAGGGCAGCCAGGAGCGAAAGAGTCGCTGCGCCAACGCCCAAGGCGCTCAGCGCTCCTAGGCGCAAGCCGAGCTCCGCGGGTAGCTCCTTGACCAGGATGACGACCGCCATCAGCAGGACGAAGCCCGCGAATCCGCGACGCAGCGCCGCCTCGGAGATCCTACCGACAAGTCGTGCGCCGAAGAAGCTGCCGACGATCGCCGCCGCGGTGACCGTCAGGGCCAGCATCCAGTCGATCTGCACGCTGTGCAGGTAGCCGACGAAACCTGCTGACGACTTGAGGGCGATGACAAAGAGCGAAGTGCCGACAGCGATGTTCATGGGCATGCCCCCCAGCAGCACCAGCGCGGGCACGACCAAGAAGCCGCCGCCTGCACCAACCAGGCCCGTGACCAGCCCCACGATCACGCCGTCCAATAGTACGCGGGCCACTGGCAGTTCACCGACTCGCGGGGCTTGGTCTCCCCGCCCGCGCAGCAAAGCGAAGCCCGTGGCCAACATCATCAACCCGAAGCCAACGAGCAGCCACACACCCGGAATGAACGCCGCCAGGCGCCCACCCGCGTAGGCCCCCACCATGCCCGCGGCACCGAAGATCGCTCCCGTACGAAAACGCACGCGGCCCGCGCGAGCATGCGACACGACTCCCGCCGCACTGGTCGCTGCAACCACCAGCAGGCTGGTGGCGATCGCCGCCTTGGCGTCGACGCCAGCGACGTACACCAGGATGGGAACGGTCAGGATCGAGCCGCCTCCCCCGAGGAGACCCAAGCTGACTCCGATCAGCACCGACAACAGAATGACTAGCGGCATCATGTTCGACTTCCCTCCTCAGGCGTCCACGGTTCGGGGTTGATCCACTTGCTTGCTGCGCTTCGGCAGTCCCAGGAGCACTTCGAAAAGCCCCATGCCCGCCACCATGGCGACCACGAACAGCAACGCGCGGGGCGACAGGGTCGCGGCGGAAACGAGCGCGGGGCCCGGGCAGAAGCCGGCCAGTGCCCAGCCCATTCCGAACAGGACGCTGCCGATCACCAGCCGACGATCGATGACGCGGTTCTTGGGAAGGTCGAAGCTCTCGGCAAACACCGGCGTCTGCCGCCGTAGCACGATGCGGTACAGAGCAATGTGCGTGGCCAAGGCGCCGACCATCACCAGCAGAAGACTCGGATCCCAGGAACCAAAGAAGTCCAAGAAGCCGACGATCTTCGAGGGCTTGGTCATTTGTGCGACGAAGAGGCCCACGCCAAAGGTGAAGCCAGTCAGCACCAGCATGAAACGAATCACAGGGTACCTCCGAAGAGTTGTCTGACGCAGACGACGGTCACGGCTCCGGCCGTGATGAAGGTCACCGTCGCGACGATGGAACGGGGCGAGAATCGCGTGATGCCGCACACGCCATGTCCGCTGGTGCAGCCGCTGCCCAGCCGAGTGCCGAAGCCGACGAGGAGTCCCGCGAGGATGACGGCACCCACCGAGCGATTGACATCGACGGCAAAAGCACTCGGGGCAACCACCGCGCCGACGACGCCCGCCAGCGCCAGGCCGCCGAGGAAGTAGAGGCGCCATGCGGTATCCCGCTTGGTCATGCGCAGCACGCCGCCGAGGATTCCGCTGATGCCCGCGATGCGTCCGTACCAGTGCAGCAGCATGGTGGCGGACAGCCCAATCAGGGCGCCGCCAACCAAGGACAGGAGAAGAGATGAGAGGGTCATGTTTCGCAGTTGCGACCGCGACGAGGTGCGGTCGCCGTGCCCCTCCAGTGCAGATGACGTGCCAAGGCTTCGCGCTCCCCTTCGACTTGACCAATGGCAAGAAAAGACCTGGAAAGGCGCCAAGCACGGAGGAAATGATGTTTCAGTGCGTTACAGGCTGCGTTTCGAAAAGCGTTACTTTTCGTTTCAGTCGCAGCGAAGATCTCCGCATCCGAGGTTGGCACGCCGGGTGCACTAGTCGCCTCTGGAGGATTTTCGACATGCTACTGCGACAACTATTCGACCGCGAGACCAGCACCTACACCTACCTGATCGCGGACGAACAGACGAAACGCGCAGCGTTGATCGATCCGGTGCGCGAGCAGCTGGAGCGGGACCTTGCGTTGTTGAAGGAACTCGGTCTCACCCTGGAGTACGTGCTCGACACCCATGTGCACGCGGACCACGTCACTGCGAGCGGCGCGTTGCGCGCGCGAACCGGTGCGCGCACCGTAGGCGCACCCCAGGGAGCGAAATGCGCTGACGTGCAGGCCAAGCATGGCGACCGGCTGCGCGTTGGCGCCCTGCAAATCGAGGTTCTCGCGACCCCCGGTCACACCGACGACAGCCTGAGCTTCTTGGTCGAGGACAACCTGTTCACGGGAGACGCCCTGCTCGTGCGCGGCACCGGGCGCACGGACTTCCAGAACGGCGATGCCGCCACCCTCTGGCATTCGCTCACCAAGGTGCTGTTCGCACTTCCCGAGGACACCGCCGTTTGGCCCGGGCACGACTACAAAGGCCACACGCGGTCCACCATCGGCGAGGAGAAGCGTCACAACCCGCGCCTCGCCGGCAAGACCGAAGCAGAGTTCGTGAAGCTGATGAGCGAATTGGGGCTGCCCCCGCCGAAGCATCTGGCCGAGGCTGTTCCTGCCAATCGCGAGTGCGGCCAACCTAGTCTACCTTCCTGAAGGTTGGTTGGCCCGAGGGGCTGGTGCTAGCGTGCCGCCCCGGTGAGCCGCAGCATTTGGAGCCGAATCAGCCCGAGTCCGCTCGGGCGTCTGGAGCGCCGCCTAGCTCGCATTGTTCCTCTGTGGCCGCTGACGGCGCTATCCCTGGGGCTGGACGTCCTGCTGCGCACCGAGCGCATTCGTGGCGCGGGCGCGTACCTATGGTACGTCGGCACCTGCGTTTTCTCACTGGCGGTCTGGACGTTCGGTTTCGATCTGAGCGCGCGCCTCCGGCGTCGCAAGAGGCGCGCCGCGGATGTGCTCGTGGGCGCGCTGTGCTTCGTCGCCGCGTTGCTCACCGTGCTCTCGCTCGGATTCCACGCCGAGTTCCACAGCTGGCCCACGACCTACGCGCTGGTGCACGCGGTCAACGAGCCGCGTGAATCCTTGGGCTACGTGCTCGGACCGCTGCTCGGGCTTCCGCTCTTGGGCGTGGTCCTGCTCTGGGCGTCCTATGCAGCGCTGTGGCTGGCGCGACTGCGCGGACCGCAGCGCGCGGCCCCCAAGTCCCGCCTGACGGTAGCGGCGGTCACGACCCTGGGGATGCTGATCGGCTACGGCTACGTTCACCGCTTTGCGCCCTTCATGTTGCCCGACGCGACGGCGGCAAAAGTCGTACTCGACACCGTCGTCAACCAGGTTGCTGGTGGTGTGCGGGGCCGACTGCTGGCCGCGACGCGTCCAAAGCTTCCGCAGCTCTCCCCTCGCGGTCGTCCCCCCCTCATCATTTTCGTGGTGGGCGAAAGCCTGCCGGCGAGCCACATGTCCGTCTACGGCTATGGTCACGACACCACGCCGGCCTTGCGCAAGTGGACCGAAGACGCCGACAGCCGTGCCGCCGTCTTCGTGCACGCCATGGCCAATTCCTCCGTCACCAAGGTGTCGCTGCCCAGCTTGATGACGGGTCTCTTTCCTTCGCGCGCCACCTACGATCTGCACACCTATCCCTTGGTGTGGAATTACGCCAAGGCAGCCGGCTACCGCACTGCCCTGGTGTCGGCTCAGAGCTACGCCTGGAACAACCTGGAAGGCTTCTTTCTGGATGGCGCGCTCGATCACGTCTTCACCTTGGAGACGTCGAAGAACCCGATCGTCAATTCCACGGGCATGGATGACGCGCTGATGCTGGATGAAGTCATCCGGGTGCTGGAGCGCGCGAAGGCCGACGACCAGCCCTTGTTCCTGGTGATGCAGTTCAACGGCACCCACCACCCGGGCCACTATCACCCAGAGCATCGGCGCTTCGAGCCCGACAGCCACCCGCTGTGGAACCGCGACAACGCCATCTACTGCATGGACTACGAGCTGGCGCGGTTGCGCCAGGCGTTGGAGCGACTGGGACTTGCGGACCAGACTTTCCTGTTGCTAGCGAGCGATCACGGCGAGCTGGATCAAGTGCACAAGATCCACCGCACCGAGAGCTACTACCAACTGACGCTGGGAGTGCCGCTGGTGGTGATGGCCCCGAAATACTGGCGCCAGGAGCGTGCGGCTGCGCTGAGCACCCTCGCCAACAACCGCGCACTGCGCGTGTCGCTGGTGGACGTGACCCCGACCTTGGTGGATGCCATGGGCGTGTACGACGACGCGGCGTTGGAGCGCTGGCTCAAGAAGATGAACGGCCACTCGCTGCTCCGCGCCTTCGACCACGACCGCCCCATCGTCGCCGTGAACACTGACGAGCACTTGCGCTGGTCCCGCCAGGGATTTGCCGTGGTGCGGGGCAACACCAAGCTGCTGTACTACTCGTGGTCGGGCCCGGCGCTCTTCGATCTCGATGCAGATCCCGAAGAGCGAGACAATCTGTGGTCGGACCCGGGCCGCGACTCGGATCGCGCCGGCTTGCTGCGCGTGGTCGAGCAGGACCCGACGCTGCGCGGCATCTTCCGCGCGCCCTGAGCGACGAGCGACGCCCTCGCGGCGATGGTGCATAGTGGGGGCATGCTACGGCGCTGGTTCTGGGGGACATGCCTATTGGCGCTGGCGTGCGGCGCTGGTGAGGACGGTGTCGCCAACAGTGCCGCAGGAGGTGGTGGCGCGGTCGGGGGCGGCGCCGGCGCGCTGGGCGGCAGTGCTGGATCCGCAGCGAACGCGGGAACCGCTGGTGGAGCAGCAGCTGCCGGGACGGGGAGCGGCGGTACCGCCGGTGGCGTGAGTTGCGGCCCGCCCGCCGGCAACCTGCTGGCACACGGCGAGTTCAAGGAGGGCATGTCGGGACTCGCACCCACGGGTTGGGAAGTCCGCACACCGTCGCAACCGGACGCCTGCAAGGGCTCCGGGACGCCCGCGGAGCATCTCTTTCTCAGCGCTGGGGAGCCAGCATGCGGTGGGCAAGCACTCACCATCGACGCATGCGGTGAGTGGGACTGCTACGCCATTCAGCGTGTTACCGACTACAGCAGCATCGAAGGTGGCGCGACCTACCGCATCAGTGCACGGGTGCGCTCGAGCGGCAACGCCACGAACCCGGCCGCCTGGTTCGTGCTCGGCGCCCAGTGGCTAGACGCAAACGATGGCTTTTTCGGTGACGTGAAGAACCCGCAGACGGCCAGCGCCGCCGCAAACGACTTCGACTGGAAGACACTTGCCTGGGATGTGGTCGCCCCCCCGAACGCACGACGCATGCTGGTGTGGCTGTCCGCGCATTACCCTGGAAGAGTGGACTACGACGACGTCAGCGTGACGAAATTGTAGCCGACTCAGGTCACGGCTGGCGCGCCCTTACGGGCGCTCCCGCTTTTTTTTTTGGCGGGGCTGGTGCTCTTGCCGAACATCACGCGGTCCAGCCACTCCGTCAGGGGTAGCGCGATGTAGATCGACGAGTACGTGCCCAGCAGCAGGCCGATGATCAAGGTGAAGGCGAAGTCCTTCAGCGTACCGGTGCCGCGCACGAAGAACGCGAGCAGGCTGAAAATGGTCGTGCCGCTGGTGATCAGCGTGCGGCTGAGCATTTCGCTCAAGCTGACGTTGATCAGGTTCGCGAAGGTCGCGCCCCGCAGCTTGCCCAGGTTCTCACGCACACGGTCGTACACCACGACGGTGTCGTTCACGGAGTAGCCGATGATCGTCAGCACTGCGGCCACGGTAGTGAGGTTGAGCTCCTTGCGCATCGCCACCAAGATGCCGACGGTGATCACGGCGTCGTGAATCAACGCCAGCACCGCGCCTGGGGCAAAGCGCAAGTCGAAGCGGAAGGCCACGTAGGCCATGATGAAGATCAGCGAGATCAGGATGCTCTTGAGCGCCGCATCACGCAGCTGGGATCCCGCCTTGGGGCCAATCCACTCCACGCGCAGGGCCGTCTCCGGGACCTTGTCGGCGCCCATGGCGGAGGAAAGACCTGCCATCAGCTGGTCGCCCTTGCTCATCAACTGGACCTCGACCTTGTGGTCGCGCGCGTTCTGCAGCAGGGGGTTGTTCGCGCCCGGCCGCAGGGCAACACCTTCGACGCCCGTCATGCGCTCGCGCACCCAGCCCAAGTCGGGCGCCTCGCGGTAGCGCACGGTGATCTTGTCGCCGCCCGGCGAGAACTTCACCTCCGTAGCCTGCTTGGCGAGCGGGCACTCGGCCTCGGGCAACCCGTCGCCGTAGCACAGGCGTCGAGAGAGCTCGTCTTGCTTGGCCTCGTCGATGGTGGAGACCTCTTGCACACGGATCAGGAATCGGTTCGGGTTGGTGTCGTCGTCGACCTTCACCACGTCGGGACTCGAGAACCCCGCGTTCTTGACGGCGCTGCGAATGTCGCCAGCATTGACGGCGCTCTTGAAGGCAACCTCCACCTCGGTGCCGCCCTTGAAGTCCGTGCCCAGATTCGGGCCGGGCTTGAAGATGCCAACCACACTGGCGACTACCAACGCGAGGCTGAGCAACATGCACACGCGCCGTAGGCGCATGAAATCGTAGGTCTTGCCGGAGCCAAAGAATTCCATCTCTCGTTCCTCCGCCTCAGCCCACGTCCAGCGTCTTCAGGCGGCCAAAGCCGCGCACCCACAAGTCGAACAGCACCCGACTCACTACCAGCGCCGTGAAGATGCTGATGGTCACGCCCACG
The nucleotide sequence above comes from Polyangiaceae bacterium. Encoded proteins:
- a CDS encoding RNA polymerase sigma factor, whose translation is MVREISEAVFAGLQRGDAAAFDAVYDCYRARVFAFLVRLTKHRALAEDLTQETFLRLARSAPELRTDTNLRAWLFRVARNLVVDHQRWALLDFDRLFELSLWPRPVSQAAATPLDLVEASETQRRLEDALADLATEHREVVLLVLVEGMEPAEAAEVLGISAVALRKRLSRARERLAAELAVERSYLPQGEPA
- a CDS encoding sulfite exporter TauE/SafE family protein, giving the protein MMPLVILLSVLIGVSLGLLGGGGSILTVPILVYVAGVDAKAAIATSLLVVAATSAAGVVSHARAGRVRFRTGAIFGAAGMVGAYAGGRLAAFIPGVWLLVGFGLMMLATGFALLRGRGDQAPRVGELPVARVLLDGVIVGLVTGLVGAGGGFLVVPALVLLGGMPMNIAVGTSLFVIALKSSAGFVGYLHSVQIDWMLALTVTAAAIVGSFFGARLVGRISEAALRRGFAGFVLLMAVVILVKELPAELGLRLGALSALGVGAATLSLLAALAGRMVRSQT
- a CDS encoding DUF6691 family protein, producing the protein MIRFMLVLTGFTFGVGLFVAQMTKPSKIVGFLDFFGSWDPSLLLVMVGALATHIALYRIVLRRQTPVFAESFDLPKNRVIDRRLVIGSVLFGMGWALAGFCPGPALVSAATLSPRALLFVVAMVAGMGLFEVLLGLPKRSKQVDQPRTVDA
- a CDS encoding YeeE/YedE thiosulfate transporter family protein, translating into MTLSSLLLSLVGGALIGLSATMLLHWYGRIAGISGILGGVLRMTKRDTAWRLYFLGGLALAGVVGAVVAPSAFAVDVNRSVGAVILAGLLVGFGTRLGSGCTSGHGVCGITRFSPRSIVATVTFITAGAVTVVCVRQLFGGTL
- a CDS encoding MBL fold metallo-hydrolase, giving the protein MLLRQLFDRETSTYTYLIADEQTKRAALIDPVREQLERDLALLKELGLTLEYVLDTHVHADHVTASGALRARTGARTVGAPQGAKCADVQAKHGDRLRVGALQIEVLATPGHTDDSLSFLVEDNLFTGDALLVRGTGRTDFQNGDAATLWHSLTKVLFALPEDTAVWPGHDYKGHTRSTIGEEKRHNPRLAGKTEAEFVKLMSELGLPPPKHLAEAVPANRECGQPSLPS
- a CDS encoding LTA synthase family protein — protein: MSRSIWSRISPSPLGRLERRLARIVPLWPLTALSLGLDVLLRTERIRGAGAYLWYVGTCVFSLAVWTFGFDLSARLRRRKRRAADVLVGALCFVAALLTVLSLGFHAEFHSWPTTYALVHAVNEPRESLGYVLGPLLGLPLLGVVLLWASYAALWLARLRGPQRAAPKSRLTVAAVTTLGMLIGYGYVHRFAPFMLPDATAAKVVLDTVVNQVAGGVRGRLLAATRPKLPQLSPRGRPPLIIFVVGESLPASHMSVYGYGHDTTPALRKWTEDADSRAAVFVHAMANSSVTKVSLPSLMTGLFPSRATYDLHTYPLVWNYAKAAGYRTALVSAQSYAWNNLEGFFLDGALDHVFTLETSKNPIVNSTGMDDALMLDEVIRVLERAKADDQPLFLVMQFNGTHHPGHYHPEHRRFEPDSHPLWNRDNAIYCMDYELARLRQALERLGLADQTFLLLASDHGELDQVHKIHRTESYYQLTLGVPLVVMAPKYWRQERAAALSTLANNRALRVSLVDVTPTLVDAMGVYDDAALERWLKKMNGHSLLRAFDHDRPIVAVNTDEHLRWSRQGFAVVRGNTKLLYYSWSGPALFDLDADPEERDNLWSDPGRDSDRAGLLRVVEQDPTLRGIFRAP
- the secF gene encoding protein translocase subunit SecF; amino-acid sequence: MEFFGSGKTYDFMRLRRVCMLLSLALVVASVVGIFKPGPNLGTDFKGGTEVEVAFKSAVNAGDIRSAVKNAGFSSPDVVKVDDDTNPNRFLIRVQEVSTIDEAKQDELSRRLCYGDGLPEAECPLAKQATEVKFSPGGDKITVRYREAPDLGWVRERMTGVEGVALRPGANNPLLQNARDHKVEVQLMSKGDQLMAGLSSAMGADKVPETALRVEWIGPKAGSQLRDAALKSILISLIFIMAYVAFRFDLRFAPGAVLALIHDAVITVGILVAMRKELNLTTVAAVLTIIGYSVNDTVVVYDRVRENLGKLRGATFANLINVSLSEMLSRTLITSGTTIFSLLAFFVRGTGTLKDFAFTLIIGLLLGTYSSIYIALPLTEWLDRVMFGKSTSPAKKKSGSARKGAPAVT